In one window of Bemisia tabaci chromosome 4, PGI_BMITA_v3 DNA:
- the LOC140224393 gene encoding uncharacterized protein: MPGDDPPPPGSSLEGKMTSIIKRLRSIRDSFRDTLTPENAETLRPTYNRLSTLQDRLDEYGDQAVELNSTIEIQQHLINVDGLLQEGDRLVREAQMHFLAKTEKSTSASMNRSSNSGAPLRLPKLELPVFNGEAEEWRSWYNVFRLAVHRNENLNAVEKFSYLLKYTKGEPHSMIKELDLTEGNYTVAWGLVVKRYQSDRRHIFLHYNGLLDLPEAKKGKQISVLLHKIREHTQALEAVGHPPSAYDGILVASVMRKLSDNLASRFEDYRRDTRDPNVTISSIHTEYPKVQELLDFLERESVAFEERPSARASKTETKVETKALVSVPSSSAPSTTHEEKAKPHNKNEQASHRLPPEDPPKQQSKPSKKSQEPRLQKCPECSESHRLTWCPAFKRKSPADRQRFAREKGLCNNCLSKHDPGTPRCPSDNTCWVCQQRHNTLLHGAEEKSSEPSSKIMVSQGPSSTVLLATVQVRIKTKGGSHIVRGILDSAAQGTFLTYECAKRVGLKLISGPDEVSGISGSVVQTYGYGHATVFGLGQRTISKNHRMVVVDRITNPTPSTAIAQAVRQRVQGWTLADPSFDAVGPVDILIGADLFPYIVQGAPVPLGPGLPVAIETTLGYVLMGPTPTFGPNPKVLLSCLSTKDQTPTPSPTTQQLQQPATRLTALLKRLGSFLISLGLLHLAPMPAPPRPAATTPTRPTPITVPAPPAPVAEPDQPTSVAASDPSLQGSTSGATIRSGWLSKKAKKAAQRSLKRAIEHDHKKSF; this comes from the coding sequence ATGCCAGGAGACGATCCTCCGCCTCCCGGCTCCTCTCTTGAGGGAAAGATGACCTCTATCATTAAACGTCTCAGATCGATCCGCGATAGTTTTCGGGACACCTTAACCCCAGAAAACGCGGAAACCTTGCGGCCTACCTACAATCGCCTCTCTACTCTGCAAGACCGCCTCGATGAATACGGCGATCAAGCTGTGGAGCTGAACTCGACCATAGAGATCCAGCAACACCTAATCAACGTTGACGGCTTGCTGCAAGAAGGCGACAGGCTTGTAAGGGAAGCCCAGATGCATTTTCTCGCTAAAACTGAAAAGAGCACCTCGGCTTCGATGAACCGTTCCTCCAACTCAGGAGCCCCTCTCAGGCTCCCTAAGCTTGAACTCCCGGTTTTCAATGGCGAAGCGGAAGAATGGCGCTCTTGGTACAACGTCTTCCGTTTAGCCGTTCACcgcaatgaaaatttgaacgcCGTTGAAAAGTTCAGCTATCTTCTCAAATACACTAAGGGAGAGCCCCATAGCATGATCAAAGAACTTGATCTTACTGAAGGCAACTACACTGTCGCCTGGGGCCTCGTAGTGAAAAGATATCAATCCGACCGCCGGCACATCTTTCTGCATTACAACGGTCTGCTCGATTTGCCTGAAGCTAAGAAAGGAAAGCAAATCTCTGTGCTACTCCACAAAATCCGAGAGCACACTCAAGCTCTAGAGGCAGTAGGCCATCCTCCCTCCGCCTACGACGGAATTTTAGtggcttccgttatgaggaaaCTCTCTGACAACTTGGCCAGTCGATTCGAAGACTATCGCCGAGATACACGCGATCCTAACGTGACTATTTCGAGCATCCACACTGAATATCCCAAGGTGCAGGAACTCCTAGACTTCCTCGAAAGAGAGTCCGTAGCCTTCGAAGAACGGCCTTCCGCCCGAGCCTCAAAGACGGAAACCAAGGTCGAGACCAAGGCTCTGGTCTCGGTTCCCTCTTCCAGCGCCCCATCTACGACGCATGAAGAAAAGGCTAAGCCTCACAACAAAAATGAGCAAGCCTCTCACCGGCTACCTCCTGAAGATCCTCCAAAGCAGCAGAGTAAGCCCAGCAAGAAATCTCAAGAGCCAAGACTCCAAAAGTGCCCTGAATGCTCGGAGAGCCATCGACTGACCTGGTGTCCGGCGTTCAAACGGAAATCTCCTGCCGACAGACAAAGGTTCGCCCGCGAAAAAGGACTCTGCAACAATTGCCTGTCCAAACACGACCCGGGCACTCCCCGTTGTCCGTCTGACAACACATGCTGGGTGTGTCAGCAGAGACATAACACCCTACTCCATGGCGCCGAAGAAAAGTCCTCGGAGCCATCATCTAAGATCATGGTCAGTCAGGGTCCCAGCTCAACTGTCCTGCTTGCAACCGTGCAGGTGAGGATAAAAACCAAAGGCGGTTCTCACATCGTTAGAGGTATCCTCGACAGTGCCGCCCAAGGCACGTTCCTCACTTACGAATGCGCCAAAAGAGTCGGCCTAAAACTAATTTCTGGCCCTGATGAGGTCAGTGGGATCTCTGGATCGGTTGTGCAGACCTACGGGTACGGTCACGCCACCGTCTTTGGCCTAGGACAGCGTACCATCTCGAAGAATCACCGCATGGTCGTGGTCGACCGCATCACCAATCCCACCCCATCAACCGCCATCGCCCAGGCAGTTCGGCAGCGAGTTCAAGGGTGGACTCTAGCGGATCCATCGTTCGATGCCGTCGGTCCCGTCGACATACTCATAGGCGCGGACCTCTTTCCATACATAGTCCAGGGCGCGCCAGTTCCCTTGGGTCCAGGACTACCCGTTGCGATAGAGACGACCCTCGGATACGTCCTCATGGGCCCAACGCCAACCTTCGGCCCCAACCCCAAGGTGCTGCTATCTTGCCTATCCACAAAGGATCAAACTCCAACTCCAAGTCCAACAACCCAACAACTCCAACAACCAGCAACTCGGCTGACAGCCCTACTGAAGAGGCTGGGTTCATTCCTCATCTCACTGGGTTTACTCCACCTCGCGCCGATGCCCGCGCCCCCGCGGCCCGCGGCAACGACTCCAACGCGACCCACACCCATCACAGTGCCAGCCCCACCCGCACCGGTCGCGGAACCAGACCAACCCACATCCGTCGCGGCTTCAGACCCCTCGCTGCAAGGCTCGACCAGCGGCGCCACCATCCGCTCCGGGTGGCTGTCGAAGAAAGCAAAAAAGGCGGCTCAGAGGTCCCTTAAACGGGCAATCGAGCACGACCACAAGAAATCCTTTTAA
- the LOC109036840 gene encoding uncharacterized protein: MIGPSSQMKRTSSQVVSQVVRNEDGETQDCGFTALNTGLKTLKERLWLGGKQEKIIPIEKPFDQCWKKLNLYDSKTKFKKGDLLVSPHGRLMLAIGKTHYVRLPWSYSFWQSYTWLIKLEIPIKKEKDGKESFVWKMLDPPQEYNPNRAVALAKLLLGKKLPFYYCTCHDFHWMDYICYDKVQKNALNYRCPLARSLNGVRIDKDLYLENALGRRTYVDSLATVILDENFEPLPEDQQPIKPKRGGLVRFASSKNNGAKTGANVDRSKSMLGNRGFESPGSMKD, translated from the exons ATGATCGGGCCTAGCAGTCAGATGAAAAGAACAAGTAGTCAAGTAGTCAGTCAAGTAGTGAGAAACGAGGACGGTGAGACGCAGGACTGCGGATTTACCGCACTGAACACCGGACTGAAAACCTTAAAAGAAAGGCTCTGGCTCGGGGGGAAGCAGGAAAAAATCATCCCGATCGAAAAACCGTTTGATCAGTGCTGGAAGAAGCTTAATCTATACGACTCGAAGACGAAGTTCAAGAAAGGTGACCTCCTCGTCTCGCCGCACGGACGACTCATGCTCGCCATCGGCAAGACGCACTACGTGAGACTCCCGTGGAGCTATTCGTTTTGGCAGAGCTACACTTGGCTCATCAAACTCGAGATCCCGATCAAGAAAGAGAAGGACGGCAAGGAAAGTTTCGTCTGGAAGATGTTGGACCCGCCCCAGGAATACAATCCGAATCGAGCTGTGGCGCTAGCCAAACTCCTTCTGGGCAAGAAGCTCCCTTTCTACTACTGCACCTGCCACGATTTCCACTGGATGGATTACATATGCTACGACAAGGTCCAGAAAAACGCCCTTAATTACAG GTGCCCATTGGCTCGGTCTTTGAATGGCGTGAGAATTGACAAGGACCTTTACCTGGAGAATGCCCTCGGTAGACGTACATATGTGGATAGCTTAGCTACAGTGATCCTGGACGAGAATTTTGAACCGCTGCCTGAAGACCAACAACCGATAAAACCAAAAAGAGGAGGCCTGGTTCGCTTTGCGTCATCGAAAAATAATGGCGCGAAAACTGGAGCCAATGTGGACCGATCGAAATCAATGCTGGGAAATAGAGGCTTTGAATCTCCAGGCTCCATGAAAGATTAA